One part of the Theropithecus gelada isolate Dixy chromosome 5, Tgel_1.0, whole genome shotgun sequence genome encodes these proteins:
- the G3BP2 gene encoding ras GTPase-activating protein-binding protein 2 isoform X1, whose amino-acid sequence MVMEKPSPLLVGREFVRQYYTLLNKAPEYLHRFYGRNSSYVHGGVDASGKPQEAVYGQNDIHHKVLSLNFSECHTKIRHVDAHATLSDGVVVQVMGLLSNSGQPERKFMQTFVLAPEGSVPNKFYVHNDMFRYEDEVFGDSEPELDEESEDEVEEEQEERQPSPEPVQENANSGYYEAHPVTNGIEEPLEESSHEPEPEPESETKTEELKPQVEEKNLEELEEKSTTPPPAEPVSLPQEPPKAFSWASVTSKNLPPSGTVSSSGIPPHVKAPVSQPRVEAKPEVQSQPPRVREQRPRERPGFPPRGPRPGRGDMEQNDSDNRRIIRYPDSHQLFVGNLPHDIDENELKEFFMSFGNVVELRINTKGVGGKLPNFGFVVFDDSEPVQRILIAKPIMFRGEVRLNVEEKKTRAARERETRGGGDDRRDIRRNDRGPGGPRGIVGGGMMRDRDGRGPPPRGGMAQKLGSGRGTGQMEGRFTGQRR is encoded by the exons ATGGTTATGGAGAAGCCCAGTCCGCTGCTTGTAGGGCGGGAGTTTGTGAGGCAGTATTATACTTTGCTGAATAAAGCTCCAGAATATTTACACAg GTTTTATGGCAGGAATTCTTCCTATGTTCATGGTGGAGTAGATGCTAGTGGAAAGCCCCAGGAAGCTGTTTATGGCCAAAAT GATATACACCACAAAGTGTTGTCTCTGAACTTCAGTGAATGTCATACTAAAATTCGTCATGTGGATGCTCATGCAACCTTGAGTGATGGAGTAGTTGTCCAGGTCATGGGTTTGCTGTCTAACAGTGGACAACCAGAAAGGAAGTTTATGCAAACCTTTGTTCTGGCTCCTGAA GGATctgttccaaataaattttatgttcacAATGATATGTTTCGTTATGAAGATGAAGTGTTTGGTGATTCTGAGCCTGAACTTGATGAAG AATCAGAAGATGAAGTAGAAGAGGAGCAAGAAGAAAGACAACCATCTCCTGAACCTGTACAAGAAAATGCTAACAGTGGTTACTATGAAGCTCACCCTGTGAC taaTGGCATAGAGGAGCCTTTGGAAGAATCCTCTCATGAACCTGAACCTGAGCCAGAATCTGAAACAAAGACTGAAGAGCTGAAACCACAAGTGGAGGAGAAGAACTTAGAAGAATTAGAGGAGAAATCTACTACTCCTCCTCCGGCAGAACCTGTTTCTCTGCCACAAGAACCACCAAAG GCTttctcctgggcttcagtgaccAGTAAAAACCTGCCTCCTAGTGGtactgtttcttcctctggaattCCACCCCATGTTAAAGCACCAGTCTCACAG ccAAGAGTTGAAGCTAAACCAGAAGTTCAGTCTCAGCCACCTCGTGTGCGTGAACAACGACCTAGAGAACGACCTGGTTTTCCTCCTAGAGGACCAAGACCAG GCAGAGGAGATATGGAACAGAATGACTCTGACAACCGTAGAATAATTCGCTATCCAGATAGTCATCAACTTTTTGTTGGTAACTTGCCACATGATATTgatgaaaatgaactaaaagaATTCTTCATGA GTTTTGGAAACGTTGTGGAACTTCGCATCAATACCAAGGGTGTTGGGGGAAAGCTTCCAAATTTTGGTTTTGTGGTTTTTGATGACTCTGAACCAGTTCAGAGAATCTTAATTGCAAAA CCAATTATGTTTCGAGGGGAAGTACGTTTAAAtgttgaagagaaaaaaacaagagcTGCAAGAGAGCGAGAAAccagaggtggtggtgatgatcGCAGGGATATTAGGCGCAATGATCGAGGTCCTGGTGGTCCACGTGGAATTGTGGGTGGTGGAATGATGCGTGATCGTGATGGAAGAGGACCTCCTCCAAGGGGTGGCATGGCACAGAAACTTGGCTCTGGAAGAGGAACCGGGCAAATGGAAGGCCGCTTCACAGGACAGCGTCGCTGA
- the G3BP2 gene encoding ras GTPase-activating protein-binding protein 2 isoform X2, translated as MVMEKPSPLLVGREFVRQYYTLLNKAPEYLHRFYGRNSSYVHGGVDASGKPQEAVYGQNDIHHKVLSLNFSECHTKIRHVDAHATLSDGVVVQVMGLLSNSGQPERKFMQTFVLAPEGSVPNKFYVHNDMFRYEDEVFGDSEPELDEESEDEVEEEQEERQPSPEPVQENANSGYYEAHPVTNGIEEPLEESSHEPEPEPESETKTEELKPQVEEKNLEELEEKSTTPPPAEPVSLPQEPPKPRVEAKPEVQSQPPRVREQRPRERPGFPPRGPRPGRGDMEQNDSDNRRIIRYPDSHQLFVGNLPHDIDENELKEFFMSFGNVVELRINTKGVGGKLPNFGFVVFDDSEPVQRILIAKPIMFRGEVRLNVEEKKTRAARERETRGGGDDRRDIRRNDRGPGGPRGIVGGGMMRDRDGRGPPPRGGMAQKLGSGRGTGQMEGRFTGQRR; from the exons ATGGTTATGGAGAAGCCCAGTCCGCTGCTTGTAGGGCGGGAGTTTGTGAGGCAGTATTATACTTTGCTGAATAAAGCTCCAGAATATTTACACAg GTTTTATGGCAGGAATTCTTCCTATGTTCATGGTGGAGTAGATGCTAGTGGAAAGCCCCAGGAAGCTGTTTATGGCCAAAAT GATATACACCACAAAGTGTTGTCTCTGAACTTCAGTGAATGTCATACTAAAATTCGTCATGTGGATGCTCATGCAACCTTGAGTGATGGAGTAGTTGTCCAGGTCATGGGTTTGCTGTCTAACAGTGGACAACCAGAAAGGAAGTTTATGCAAACCTTTGTTCTGGCTCCTGAA GGATctgttccaaataaattttatgttcacAATGATATGTTTCGTTATGAAGATGAAGTGTTTGGTGATTCTGAGCCTGAACTTGATGAAG AATCAGAAGATGAAGTAGAAGAGGAGCAAGAAGAAAGACAACCATCTCCTGAACCTGTACAAGAAAATGCTAACAGTGGTTACTATGAAGCTCACCCTGTGAC taaTGGCATAGAGGAGCCTTTGGAAGAATCCTCTCATGAACCTGAACCTGAGCCAGAATCTGAAACAAAGACTGAAGAGCTGAAACCACAAGTGGAGGAGAAGAACTTAGAAGAATTAGAGGAGAAATCTACTACTCCTCCTCCGGCAGAACCTGTTTCTCTGCCACAAGAACCACCAAAG ccAAGAGTTGAAGCTAAACCAGAAGTTCAGTCTCAGCCACCTCGTGTGCGTGAACAACGACCTAGAGAACGACCTGGTTTTCCTCCTAGAGGACCAAGACCAG GCAGAGGAGATATGGAACAGAATGACTCTGACAACCGTAGAATAATTCGCTATCCAGATAGTCATCAACTTTTTGTTGGTAACTTGCCACATGATATTgatgaaaatgaactaaaagaATTCTTCATGA GTTTTGGAAACGTTGTGGAACTTCGCATCAATACCAAGGGTGTTGGGGGAAAGCTTCCAAATTTTGGTTTTGTGGTTTTTGATGACTCTGAACCAGTTCAGAGAATCTTAATTGCAAAA CCAATTATGTTTCGAGGGGAAGTACGTTTAAAtgttgaagagaaaaaaacaagagcTGCAAGAGAGCGAGAAAccagaggtggtggtgatgatcGCAGGGATATTAGGCGCAATGATCGAGGTCCTGGTGGTCCACGTGGAATTGTGGGTGGTGGAATGATGCGTGATCGTGATGGAAGAGGACCTCCTCCAAGGGGTGGCATGGCACAGAAACTTGGCTCTGGAAGAGGAACCGGGCAAATGGAAGGCCGCTTCACAGGACAGCGTCGCTGA